In Arthrobacter sp. B3I9, the following are encoded in one genomic region:
- a CDS encoding EAL domain-containing protein: MSAERRTDAAASVGSSRDAAGANPVISLAPSSQAVLESCPDALLVVGEDGTIRMVNAATERMLGYTREELVGQDHRMVVAEGFRSSFHRLFSALRRDADIGALPPVEVYGLRRDGSEFQAEITCSLVAPVWPSPDANPRTDPAPGTDADPGTDPAPGTDADPGTTAAPPAHPHDDVCVAVLVRDTSRRLQADSELRSAMSLLSATLESTADGILVVSRDGQIAGVNNRFTSMWGIPRELLATRDAEAVLDFALDQLVDPAGFIERVKAVRADPAAESHDVLDFRDGRTFERYSRPQLVADEVVGRVWSFRDVSPARTAQDRITQAMADLAEQAAQLKALAFKDPLTGLSNRQLFNERLAAALQGPSGTAVDVLLLDLDDFKEVNDIHGHHAGDQLLVEVGRRLRACVRPDDVVARLGGDEFVILLVGSPDAGAAAERIVEFLKVPLWIDGTMLRPSLSLGLASLCEETVDASELLRRADVAMYAAKAAGKNRYLRFRPEMMAALVERTEMEAGLRMAIDSGQIGVHYQPILLAKHDAVLKVEALARWERDGELVPPGQFIPVAERSGLIMEIGTEVLLTACREMKSWLAEDAARSLAVNVSGVQLQHGDFAEVVLAVAESCGVAPRQLVLEVTESVFFHDDCHVIQQLVALRKAGVRVALDDFGTGYSSLGRLQGLPVDTLKIDQSFVSMIHTGAEKLPILSSMISMAHGLGLTVTAEGVETEKQAKYLLQLECDSLQGFLFSRPEPRPLLEPAIARSVAAFAALRGDRVSGNR, translated from the coding sequence ATGAGCGCGGAGCGACGCACGGACGCGGCCGCTTCCGTGGGTTCTTCACGCGACGCCGCGGGTGCCAATCCGGTGATCAGCCTTGCCCCCTCCTCCCAGGCCGTACTGGAGTCCTGTCCGGACGCTCTTCTGGTGGTTGGCGAAGACGGCACCATCCGCATGGTCAACGCCGCCACGGAACGAATGCTCGGCTACACCCGCGAAGAACTCGTCGGCCAGGACCACCGGATGGTAGTGGCGGAAGGCTTCCGCAGCAGTTTCCACCGGCTCTTCTCCGCCCTCCGACGGGATGCCGACATCGGTGCCCTTCCGCCCGTCGAGGTCTACGGCCTGCGCCGTGACGGCTCAGAGTTCCAAGCGGAAATCACCTGCTCACTCGTGGCCCCCGTCTGGCCGAGCCCCGACGCAAACCCGCGCACCGACCCAGCCCCGGGAACCGACGCAGACCCAGGCACCGACCCAGCCCCGGGAACCGACGCAGACCCAGGCACCACCGCAGCCCCACCCGCGCACCCCCACGACGACGTCTGCGTCGCCGTTCTGGTCCGGGACACCTCCCGCCGGCTGCAGGCCGACTCGGAATTGCGCTCAGCGATGTCACTGTTGTCGGCCACGCTGGAGTCCACCGCGGACGGCATCCTCGTGGTCAGCCGCGATGGCCAGATCGCGGGCGTCAACAACCGGTTCACCTCCATGTGGGGTATTCCCCGGGAGCTGCTGGCCACCCGGGATGCAGAGGCGGTGCTGGACTTCGCGCTGGACCAGTTGGTGGATCCCGCCGGGTTCATCGAAAGAGTCAAGGCTGTCCGCGCTGATCCCGCGGCGGAAAGCCACGACGTTCTGGACTTCCGGGACGGCAGGACATTCGAGCGCTATTCGCGCCCGCAACTCGTAGCGGATGAGGTGGTGGGGCGCGTCTGGAGCTTCCGGGACGTCTCGCCCGCCCGGACCGCGCAGGACCGGATCACCCAAGCCATGGCGGACCTGGCCGAGCAGGCCGCGCAGCTCAAGGCCCTCGCCTTCAAGGACCCCCTGACCGGCCTCTCCAACCGGCAGCTGTTCAACGAACGTCTCGCCGCTGCTCTGCAGGGGCCCAGCGGGACCGCCGTCGACGTCCTGTTGCTGGACCTGGATGACTTCAAGGAAGTCAACGACATCCATGGCCACCACGCCGGTGACCAGCTGCTGGTCGAGGTGGGCCGGCGGCTGCGCGCGTGTGTCCGCCCGGACGACGTCGTTGCACGGCTGGGCGGTGACGAATTCGTCATTCTGCTGGTCGGTTCGCCCGACGCCGGGGCTGCCGCCGAGCGGATCGTCGAGTTCCTGAAGGTGCCCCTGTGGATTGACGGGACCATGCTGCGGCCCAGCCTCAGCCTGGGGCTGGCCTCGCTTTGCGAGGAGACCGTGGACGCTTCCGAACTGCTGCGGCGGGCCGACGTCGCCATGTATGCGGCAAAAGCTGCCGGAAAGAACCGGTACCTGCGGTTCCGGCCGGAGATGATGGCGGCCCTCGTGGAGCGCACCGAGATGGAAGCCGGGCTGCGGATGGCTATCGACAGCGGCCAGATCGGCGTGCACTACCAGCCGATTCTGCTGGCCAAGCACGACGCCGTCCTCAAGGTCGAGGCTCTGGCGCGCTGGGAACGCGACGGTGAACTCGTGCCGCCGGGACAGTTCATCCCCGTCGCGGAGCGCAGTGGCCTGATCATGGAGATCGGCACCGAGGTCCTGCTCACGGCATGCAGGGAAATGAAGTCCTGGCTCGCGGAGGATGCGGCGCGGTCGCTGGCCGTCAACGTGTCCGGGGTGCAGCTGCAGCACGGCGATTTTGCCGAGGTGGTGCTGGCCGTAGCGGAATCCTGCGGTGTGGCCCCCCGTCAGCTGGTCCTGGAGGTCACCGAGAGCGTGTTCTTCCACGACGACTGCCACGTGATCCAGCAGTTGGTGGCCCTCCGGAAGGCCGGCGTGCGCGTAGCCCTGGACGACTTCGGCACCGGCTATTCGTCGCTGGGCCGGCTCCAGGGCCTCCCGGTGGACACCCTGAAGATCGACCAGTCCTTTGTCTCGATGATCCACACCGGTGCGGAGAAACTGCCGATCCTCAGTTCGATGATCAGCATGGCCCACGGCCTGGGCTTGACCGTCACGGCGGAAGGCGTGGAGACCGAGAAGCAAGCCAAATATCTTCTCCAGCTGGAATGCGATTCACTGCAGGGGTTCCTCTTTTCCCGCCCGGAACCGAGGCCCCTGCTGGAGCCGGCCATCGCCCGCTCGGTCGCCGCTTTCGCCGCCCTGCGGGGGGACCGGGTGTCCGGCAACCGCTGA
- a CDS encoding flotillin family protein, with the protein MPDVSAFLPLITTIIAAILVVAVIWIATKLMWKVAEPNEALIISGLTRGTLDTRAGMDFKIVTGKGALVLPGLQTVRTLSLTLNETELKVSCVTSQGIQVIVEGVVIYKIGDAPAFIANAARRFLGQQPKMESQVYNVFEGHLRSIIGSMTVEEIIRERDKLASQVRSASGVEMEKLGLVVDSLQIKDLQDPTGYIQNIAKPHIAQVKMEARIAEATRNREAAEKEAEAEALIADARSVSAIRQSVAQANAERAKANAAQAGPLADATARQQVVVQETEVAKLEADREEQKLQTTIRKPADAKAYAKRTDAEGQKSADISAAEALARRTELEAQVNARRTELQAQANATAAAAAAGATKVTGEAEAAATKARGDATASAIKAKALAEAEGIRARAEALGTNQDAVISQQLAESMPSIIAAAAEPFAHVGQLTVLNGGEGVNRMIGGILAQVGDYLPALRSALRNGREDSKRPQKVPSA; encoded by the coding sequence ATGCCTGACGTGTCAGCATTTCTGCCGCTTATCACCACGATCATCGCAGCGATCCTCGTGGTCGCCGTCATCTGGATTGCCACAAAACTGATGTGGAAGGTGGCTGAGCCCAACGAGGCGCTCATCATTTCGGGTCTGACCCGGGGCACCCTGGACACCCGGGCGGGCATGGATTTCAAGATCGTGACCGGCAAGGGGGCGCTCGTGCTGCCGGGGCTGCAGACCGTCCGGACCTTGTCCCTGACCCTGAACGAAACCGAACTCAAGGTTTCCTGCGTCACCTCCCAGGGCATCCAAGTCATCGTCGAGGGCGTGGTCATCTACAAGATCGGTGACGCCCCGGCATTCATCGCCAACGCCGCACGCCGCTTCCTCGGACAGCAGCCCAAGATGGAAAGCCAGGTGTACAACGTCTTCGAGGGGCACCTGCGCTCCATCATCGGCAGCATGACCGTGGAGGAAATCATCCGCGAGCGCGACAAGCTCGCCTCGCAGGTCCGCAGCGCCAGCGGCGTTGAAATGGAAAAGCTTGGCCTGGTGGTGGATTCGCTGCAGATCAAGGACCTGCAGGATCCCACGGGCTACATCCAGAACATCGCCAAGCCGCATATCGCCCAGGTGAAGATGGAAGCCCGCATCGCCGAGGCCACCAGGAACCGGGAAGCGGCGGAAAAGGAAGCCGAGGCGGAGGCACTGATCGCCGATGCCCGGAGCGTCTCGGCAATCCGGCAGTCGGTGGCGCAGGCCAACGCCGAGCGGGCGAAGGCCAACGCTGCCCAGGCCGGCCCGCTTGCCGACGCGACGGCGCGCCAGCAGGTGGTGGTGCAGGAGACAGAGGTGGCCAAGCTGGAGGCGGACCGCGAGGAACAGAAACTGCAGACCACCATCCGCAAGCCCGCCGACGCGAAGGCTTATGCGAAGCGCACCGACGCCGAAGGCCAGAAGTCGGCCGACATCAGCGCCGCCGAAGCGCTGGCACGGCGCACCGAACTCGAAGCGCAGGTCAACGCCCGGCGGACTGAACTGCAGGCCCAGGCGAACGCGACGGCGGCAGCCGCGGCGGCCGGCGCCACCAAAGTTACCGGCGAAGCGGAGGCCGCAGCCACGAAGGCCCGCGGCGACGCCACCGCTTCCGCCATCAAAGCCAAAGCCCTGGCCGAGGCGGAGGGCATCAGGGCCCGCGCCGAAGCCTTGGGAACCAACCAGGACGCGGTCATTTCGCAGCAATTGGCCGAGAGCATGCCGTCCATCATCGCGGCAGCAGCCGAGCCCTTCGCCCATGTCGGGCAGCTCACCGTCCTCAACGGCGGGGAAGGCGTCAACCGCATGATCGGCGGCATCCTCGCCCAGGTGGGCGACTACCTCCCGGCCCTCAGGTCCGCTCTGCGGAACGGCAGGGAGGACTCCAAGCGGCCGCAGAAAGTCCCAAGTGCATAG
- a CDS encoding diguanylate cyclase domain-containing protein gives MESGFAQILLEHGPDALLLLAPDGSISFLNAAAEDFFGYSRSQLLGTDSSLLLAESSRQDFHDVLAGLGSSAGRSGQPFAGFGRRADGTEVPVEITCSALPSRTSPTDDGGTGGTGANAVSQAGPAVALSVRGTAHPRWTPAAPAPAAAPAAPAAFANREDQLRARVLRDELTALPNGNLFNERLAAALRRPDPVDVLLLNMDDLKSSNDIPGRLTDELLVVVASRLWNCVRPHDTVARLGGNEFVVLLTECLNADAAARRIAESVSAPMRVGRSVVRPGVSMGLASRTPQTQDGAELLRQAGAALTAARATGQHTWLRFRPEMLS, from the coding sequence TTGGAATCTGGATTCGCACAAATACTCCTGGAGCACGGCCCGGATGCGCTGCTGCTGCTCGCCCCCGACGGATCCATTTCCTTCCTGAACGCGGCCGCGGAGGACTTCTTCGGCTACTCCCGATCCCAGCTGTTGGGCACCGACTCCAGCCTGCTGCTCGCTGAGTCGTCCCGGCAGGACTTCCATGATGTGCTCGCGGGCCTCGGCTCCAGCGCGGGCCGCTCCGGGCAGCCCTTCGCCGGCTTCGGGCGCCGCGCGGATGGCACAGAGGTGCCGGTGGAGATAACGTGCTCTGCGCTCCCCTCCCGCACCAGCCCCACCGACGACGGCGGAACCGGCGGAACCGGCGCGAATGCCGTTTCTCAGGCTGGGCCTGCCGTCGCGCTGTCGGTCCGCGGCACGGCCCACCCCCGTTGGACTCCCGCCGCGCCGGCTCCGGCGGCGGCTCCGGCAGCGCCGGCGGCGTTTGCCAACCGGGAAGACCAGCTGCGGGCCCGGGTGCTGCGCGACGAACTGACGGCGCTACCCAACGGAAACCTGTTCAACGAGCGGTTGGCCGCCGCGCTGCGCCGCCCGGACCCGGTGGATGTGCTGCTGCTGAACATGGATGACCTCAAGAGCTCAAACGACATACCGGGCCGGTTGACCGACGAGCTCCTGGTGGTAGTCGCCAGCCGGCTGTGGAACTGCGTCCGGCCGCACGACACCGTGGCCCGGCTGGGCGGCAACGAGTTTGTGGTGCTCCTGACCGAATGCCTCAATGCGGACGCGGCGGCCCGGAGGATCGCAGAGTCGGTATCCGCGCCGATGCGCGTCGGCAGGTCCGTCGTCCGGCCCGGGGTCAGCATGGGCCTGGCTTCCAGAACCCCGCAGACGCAGGACGGTGCCGAGCTCCTGCGGCAGGCGGGAGCGGCCCTGACGGCGGCGAGGGCCACCGGGCAGCACACCTGGCTGCGGTTCCGCCCGGAGATGCTGAGCTAG
- a CDS encoding FAD-binding oxidoreductase: MAQRTEIDGGAVDELHRTFRGDIYRPDDPGYDELRRVWNGSIDRHPAIIARCTGAADIRAALRLARSQDLLVAVRGGGHSFPGLSVCDGGMVIDLGAMKGIRVDPSEGTVRVQAGVLLGELDRATQEFGLAVPSGIVTHTGMAGLTLGGGIGWVMRKYGLTIDQLLSVDLITADGELVRASQEQNADLFWGVRGGGGNFGIVTEFEFRLNPVGPYVMAGPVFWPMENAPEVLRFYRDWIAHAPDELMTIAVQRRAPALPIVPPDLVGKHVVAIVACYTGPVEDGERVLRPLKEFGSPVLDFCRPKPYLEHQMMFDPSFPHGWSYYVRSCDVAALTDDVIDVAVEHGSSISSPVTSVAMWQMGGAVGRIDDSDTAFNGRRAGFTFNINGNSKTADNFDAEREWARNYWSALAPHHTGVYVNFLMEEGEERIRQAYGAAKYDRLKTLKRKYDPTNVFTLNQNIKPD, translated from the coding sequence ATGGCACAGCGCACGGAGATCGACGGCGGTGCTGTCGACGAACTACACAGGACCTTCCGGGGCGACATCTACCGTCCGGATGATCCCGGCTATGACGAGCTTCGCAGGGTGTGGAACGGATCGATTGATCGCCATCCCGCCATCATAGCGCGATGCACCGGCGCCGCAGATATCCGCGCCGCACTCCGGCTCGCCCGCTCGCAGGATCTGCTGGTCGCCGTGCGTGGAGGCGGCCATAGCTTCCCGGGGCTGTCCGTCTGCGACGGCGGCATGGTCATCGACCTCGGGGCGATGAAAGGGATCCGCGTGGATCCCTCGGAGGGAACGGTACGGGTCCAGGCGGGAGTGCTGCTCGGCGAGCTGGATCGCGCTACCCAGGAGTTCGGGCTCGCTGTTCCTTCAGGAATAGTCACGCATACCGGCATGGCGGGCCTGACGCTGGGCGGCGGCATCGGGTGGGTCATGCGGAAGTACGGACTCACCATTGACCAGCTTCTGTCCGTAGACCTCATCACCGCCGACGGCGAGCTGGTCAGGGCAAGCCAAGAGCAGAACGCAGACCTGTTCTGGGGCGTGCGGGGCGGTGGGGGGAACTTCGGCATCGTCACTGAGTTCGAGTTCCGCCTCAACCCTGTAGGGCCCTACGTCATGGCGGGCCCGGTCTTCTGGCCGATGGAAAATGCACCGGAAGTGCTGAGGTTTTACCGCGACTGGATCGCGCACGCCCCCGACGAGCTCATGACGATCGCCGTGCAGCGGAGGGCGCCGGCGCTGCCGATCGTCCCGCCGGACCTGGTCGGCAAGCACGTGGTGGCGATCGTCGCCTGCTACACGGGCCCCGTCGAGGACGGCGAAAGAGTCCTACGGCCTCTGAAGGAATTCGGTTCGCCCGTGCTCGATTTCTGCCGGCCGAAGCCGTATCTGGAGCATCAGATGATGTTCGATCCATCCTTCCCGCACGGCTGGTCTTACTACGTCCGGTCCTGCGACGTCGCAGCACTGACCGACGACGTCATTGACGTCGCCGTCGAACACGGCAGCAGCATCTCCTCGCCCGTCACCAGCGTCGCCATGTGGCAAATGGGCGGAGCCGTGGGGCGGATCGATGACAGCGACACGGCGTTCAACGGCCGACGAGCCGGCTTCACCTTCAACATCAACGGCAACAGCAAGACGGCCGACAACTTCGATGCTGAGCGGGAATGGGCCCGCAACTACTGGTCTGCGCTCGCACCCCACCACACCGGCGTCTACGTCAACTTCCTCATGGAAGAGGGCGAGGAACGGATCCGGCAGGCTTACGGGGCGGCCAAGTACGACCGGTTGAAGACACTGAAGCGCAAGTACGACCCGACGAACGTCTTTACCCTCAACCAGAACATCAAGCCGGATTGA
- a CDS encoding bifunctional diguanylate cyclase/phosphodiesterase: MEAGITVGNGFEETLLEQGPDSFLLLTADGTIAYVNAAAESLFGYPREQLLGVHHTVLLSDDERGGFLRLFSLLGRGGRTGKQPFAAVGRRRDGTEITLEVTCSLVTLDAGAGAGMAVAIRNGSHRNDADSGRRLAVSLLDATLETTADGIVVVSSERQITGINDQFLRMWGMPADIVAAEDPTALIRFIAGQLVHPEQFREKVAALYADPTMQSHDVLEFEDGRTVELYSRPQKLADTIIGRIWNFRDVTSRRRAQDQARQAMEELAEQADKLKELAFQDPLTGLANRTLFHERVSAALLTPEPVHVLLLDLDDFKEINDVLGHHAGDEMLVEVSRRLQNCVGPHGTVARLGGDEFVVLLVGCQDSDAVAQRVLSALNAATSIEGTMVRPSLSLGVASRNDGSTTSTELLRQADLAMYAAKEAGKNCYVHFQPEMLAALLERTQLTSGLRRAVELSQITVHYQPVISTERLEVVQFEALARWDWGGHLMSPDGFIQTAERSGLIRDIGAEVLRRSCSELQPWLAADSFRSLAVNVSGVQLKNRDFAERVLDIAAWSRVDPHQLVLEVTESVFFDADTHVISQLASLRAAGIRVALDDFGTGYSSLGRLQDLPVDVVKIDKSFVSMLQTGVEKLPILTSMIYMAHSLGLKVTAEGIETAAQARYLLEHGCDALQGYLFFSRPVPECERQNAVRRSVAAIAALDGVPLNG; encoded by the coding sequence ATGGAGGCCGGAATCACCGTGGGGAATGGGTTCGAAGAGACCCTGCTCGAGCAGGGTCCAGATTCCTTCTTGCTGCTCACTGCAGACGGCACCATCGCCTACGTGAATGCCGCCGCCGAGTCCCTCTTCGGCTATCCCCGGGAGCAGCTGCTCGGCGTCCACCACACCGTCCTGCTCTCGGACGACGAGCGGGGCGGATTTTTGCGCCTGTTCAGCCTGTTGGGCCGCGGCGGCCGGACCGGCAAGCAGCCTTTTGCGGCGGTAGGCCGCCGCCGGGACGGCACCGAGATCACTCTGGAGGTCACCTGTTCGCTCGTGACGCTCGACGCCGGGGCCGGAGCCGGCATGGCGGTCGCCATCCGGAACGGGAGCCATCGGAACGACGCCGACTCCGGCCGCCGCCTGGCCGTCTCGCTTCTGGACGCCACGCTGGAGACCACGGCCGACGGGATCGTGGTGGTCTCCTCCGAAAGGCAAATCACCGGAATCAATGACCAGTTCCTAAGGATGTGGGGCATGCCGGCTGACATTGTGGCAGCCGAGGACCCAACGGCGCTGATCAGGTTCATCGCCGGGCAACTGGTCCACCCCGAGCAATTCCGGGAAAAGGTCGCGGCGCTCTACGCGGACCCGACCATGCAGAGCCATGACGTGCTCGAATTCGAGGACGGGCGCACCGTGGAACTGTACTCGCGCCCGCAGAAGCTCGCAGACACAATCATCGGCCGGATCTGGAACTTCCGGGACGTCACTTCCCGCCGCCGCGCCCAGGACCAGGCCCGGCAGGCCATGGAGGAACTGGCTGAGCAGGCGGACAAGCTCAAGGAACTCGCCTTCCAGGATCCGCTGACCGGCCTTGCCAACCGGACACTCTTCCACGAACGGGTATCCGCGGCCCTGCTCACGCCCGAGCCGGTGCATGTGCTGCTGCTGGACCTGGACGACTTCAAGGAGATCAACGACGTCCTGGGCCATCACGCCGGCGACGAGATGCTTGTGGAAGTGTCCCGGCGGCTGCAGAACTGCGTCGGACCGCACGGCACCGTGGCCCGGCTGGGCGGGGACGAGTTCGTGGTCCTGCTGGTCGGCTGCCAGGACTCCGACGCCGTCGCGCAGCGAGTGTTGAGCGCCCTCAACGCCGCGACCTCTATCGAGGGCACCATGGTGCGGCCAAGCTTGAGCCTGGGCGTTGCTTCGCGTAACGACGGGTCGACGACGTCCACCGAACTGCTCCGGCAGGCGGACCTCGCCATGTACGCGGCCAAGGAAGCCGGCAAGAACTGCTACGTGCATTTCCAGCCGGAAATGCTCGCGGCGCTGCTCGAACGCACGCAGTTGACGTCCGGGCTGCGGCGCGCCGTGGAGCTGAGCCAGATCACCGTTCACTACCAGCCGGTGATCTCCACGGAACGGCTCGAGGTGGTCCAGTTCGAGGCCCTGGCCCGTTGGGACTGGGGCGGACACCTGATGTCCCCCGACGGCTTCATCCAGACCGCCGAACGCAGCGGCCTGATTCGCGATATCGGCGCCGAGGTCCTGCGGCGCAGCTGCTCCGAACTGCAGCCGTGGCTGGCTGCGGATTCCTTCCGGAGCCTCGCCGTCAACGTGTCCGGCGTGCAGCTCAAGAACCGTGACTTCGCCGAGCGCGTCCTGGACATTGCAGCCTGGAGCCGCGTGGATCCGCACCAACTGGTGCTGGAGGTGACGGAAAGTGTCTTCTTCGACGCCGACACCCACGTCATTTCCCAGCTCGCCAGCCTGCGTGCGGCCGGAATCCGGGTGGCATTGGACGACTTCGGAACTGGGTACTCGTCCCTGGGCCGGCTGCAGGACCTGCCGGTGGATGTGGTCAAGATCGACAAGTCCTTTGTCTCCATGCTGCAGACCGGGGTGGAGAAGCTCCCGATCCTGACGTCCATGATCTATATGGCCCACAGCCTCGGCCTGAAGGTCACTGCCGAAGGTATCGAGACCGCGGCCCAGGCCCGCTACCTGCTGGAGCACGGCTGCGATGCCCTGCAGGGCTACTTGTTCTTCTCCCGGCCGGTGCCCGAATGCGAGCGGCAAAATGCGGTGCGGAGGTCCGTGGCGGCCATTGCCGCGCTGGACGGCGTCCCGCTGAACGGGTAG
- a CDS encoding SDR family NAD(P)-dependent oxidoreductase: MTARTIVITGASDGIGASAARTLSRQGERVVVVGRSAEKTERIAGDIGADYFVADFAELAQVRELARQLKETYPRIDVLANNAGGIMGPRQLTADGHEKTFQVNHLAPFLLTTELMDVLTASNATVINTSSAANGFGKLDLDDLDSARKYSTNRAYGTGKLANILFTTELNNRYRAQGIATAAFHPGVVATNFAAESTSPMRHAYKTFLNRFLLSPEQGADTLVWLATATPGKDWISGAYYAKRALAKANKQAYDAELARALWERSEAMVAQDFDKLDSPA, translated from the coding sequence ATGACCGCACGGACCATCGTCATCACGGGAGCCAGCGACGGCATCGGCGCGTCCGCCGCGCGGACTCTCAGCCGGCAGGGGGAGCGGGTCGTCGTCGTCGGGCGCTCCGCCGAGAAGACCGAACGGATCGCCGGCGACATCGGGGCGGACTACTTCGTGGCCGACTTCGCCGAGCTGGCGCAGGTGCGCGAGCTCGCGCGGCAGCTGAAGGAGACGTACCCGCGGATCGATGTCCTGGCAAACAACGCCGGCGGGATCATGGGCCCCCGGCAGCTCACCGCCGACGGCCACGAAAAGACCTTCCAGGTCAACCACCTGGCGCCGTTCTTGCTCACGACGGAGCTGATGGACGTGCTAACGGCCAGCAATGCCACCGTGATCAACACGTCGAGCGCGGCCAACGGCTTCGGCAAACTGGACCTCGACGACCTCGACTCGGCGCGCAAATACTCCACCAACCGCGCCTACGGCACGGGCAAGCTCGCGAACATCCTCTTTACCACCGAGCTGAACAACCGCTACCGTGCCCAGGGAATCGCGACGGCGGCCTTCCACCCGGGCGTGGTCGCCACGAACTTCGCCGCCGAGTCCACGAGCCCGATGCGGCACGCGTACAAGACCTTCCTCAACCGCTTCCTGCTCAGCCCGGAGCAGGGAGCCGACACGCTCGTATGGCTCGCTACCGCAACGCCCGGCAAGGACTGGATCTCCGGCGCGTACTACGCAAAGCGGGCCCTCGCGAAGGCCAACAAGCAGGCGTACGACGCCGAGCTGGCCCGGGCGCTGTGGGAGCGCAGCGAGGCGATGGTGGCGCAGGACTTCGACAAGCTGGATTCACCGGCCTGA